CGGTCAGCATCGCATAGCCGTTGTACCAATGGTAATTCCGCAGGTCCCAGTTCGCGTCCATGCCGAAGGCCAGCGTCAGCAGACCATAGGCCGGCGGGGCCAGCAGCAGGAAGGCGATGCCGATCAGGCGGGCGCGGCGATCCAATGGGCCATCCGATGGGCGGTCTGACGGGCGGTCTTCGCGGGAGGCGGCTATCGGCATCGGAACGGGACAACCTTGCTGTTGCGCGGTATTGTCCTTAGGTGGCGGTCGCGCTCTCCGCAAGGGGAATGCCGGTTCCGGCGCGGCGTTTCGGGGCCGGCAATCGGGCCAGACCGCGACGATGCGCAGCAAATCGCGCAACAAAGATGCGCGGCAGTGCATTCGCGCATGCCTGTTCGCTCATTGCGTGCCGGGAAAAGGGCAAGCTTCCTCTGGCAATGGCTTGTTCGGTCTGCTATTCACCACGCTCTGCATGCGCACGCTTGCGCCTTCTTGCGCGACAGGATTTCTGGCGATGGAAAAGTTCACGGTTCTCACCGGCGTTGCGGCGCCGCTGCCGATGATCAACGTCGATACCGACATGATCATCCCGAAGCAGTTCCTGAAGACCATCAAGCGGACGGGGCTTGGCAAGCATCTGTTCGACGAGATGCGTTACACCCCCGACGGGCAGGAGATCCCGGACTTCGTCCTGAACAAGCCGGCCTACCGCAAGGCCAGCATCCTGGTTTCCGGCGACAATTTCGGCTGCGGCTCCTCGCGTGAGCATGCGCCGTGGGCGCTGGCCGACTTCGGGATCCGCTGCATCATCGCCCCCAGCTTCGCCGACATCTTCTACAACAACTGTTTCAAGAACGGCATCCTGCCGATCAAGTTGCCGAAGGAGCAGGTGGACCTGCTGCTCGACGACGCGTCGCGCGGGTCGAACGCCGTCATCTCGGTCGACCTTGAGAAGCAGAGCATCACCGGCCCGGACGGCGGCACCATCTCCTTCGAGCTGGACCCCTTCCGCAAGCATTGCCTGCTGAACGGCCTGGACGATATCGGCCTGACGCTGCAGCAGGCGGCCCATATCGACGGGTACGAGGGCAAGCAGCGCGCCGGCCAGCCGTGGATGTGGGGCTGACCGCCCCCGTCCTCCCCCGATCTCCTCAACTTCTGTCTTCTTGACGTCTGATATTTGGGAGTGCGCCCGCCATGGCCGCCAATAAGAAGCTTCTGTTCCTCCCCGGTGACGGTATCGGCCCGGAGGTGATGCGCCAGGTTCGCCGGGTCATCGACTGGATGGACCGCAAGCGCAAGATCACCTTCGACGTGTCCGAAGGCCTGGTCGGCGGCGCGGCCATCGAGGCCTACGGCGTTCCGCTGTCCGACGCCACGCTGGCCGAGGCGCTGGCGGTGGACGCGGTGATGCTGGGCGCCGTCGGCGGCCCGAAGTGGGACAACCCCAGCGACTACACCAAGCGTCCGGAAGCCGGCCTGCTGACCCTGCGCAAGGAACTGGGCCTGTTCGCCAACCTGCGCCCGGCCGTGGTGTTCGACGCGCTGGTCGACGCCTCGACCCTCAAGGCCGACGTCATCCGCGGCCTGGACATCCTGATCGTCCGCGAGCTGACCGGCGGCGTCTATTTCGGTGAGCCGCGCGGCATCACCGACATCGGCAACGGCGAGCGCCGCGGCGTCAACACCCAGGTCTACACCACGTCGGAAATCCGCCGCGTCGCCCGCGTCGCGTTCGAGCTGGCCCGCAAGCGCGGCAACAAGCTCTGCTCGATGGAAAAGGCGAACGTCATGGAATCCGGCCTGCTGTGGCGGCAGGAAGTGACCAAGCTGCACCAGGAAGAGTTCCAGGACGTCGAGCTGAGCCACATGTACGCCGACAACGGTGCCATGCAGCTGCTGAAGAACCCGAAGCAGTTCGACGTGATCGTCACCGACAACCTGTTCGGCGACATCCTGTCGGACGAGGCGGCGATGATGACCGGCTCGCTCGGCATGCTGCCGTCGGCCTCGCTGGGCGCCCCGGATGCCAACGGCAACCGCAAGGCCCTGTACGAGCCGGTGCACGGCTCCGCCCCGGACATCGCCGGCCGCGATCTGGCCAATCCGTGCGCCACCCTGCTGTCCTTCGCGATGTGCCTGCGCTACTCGTTCAACCTGGACGAGGACGCCAAGCTGATCGAGCGGGCCATTCAGAACGTGCTGGGCGGCGGCATGCGCACGGCCGACATCATGGCCCCGGGCATGGCGCGCTGCTCCACCACCGTCATGGGCGATTCGATCCTGCGCGAGCTGGACAAGCTGGCGTCCTGATCTCCCAATCGGCAGCGCCTTAAGAAAAAGCCCCCGTCCGCAAGGACGGGGGCTTTTTCGTCTGCACGATCCATAGCGTTTCAATCGCCCCGGTCGGTCGCCGCGTCAGTCGCCGCCTGCCGGACGGTCGGCCGACCGCCCGCCATGGCTCGCCTGTCCACCCTTGCGGCCGGCTTCCGCCGCCAGCGAGGGGTTCTTGGAGAAGCTGCGCGAAGAGGCGGGGACACTGCGCCCACCCTTGCGCCCGGCTTCCGCCGCGAGTTCCGGGTTCTTTGAAAAGCTACGTTTGTCGGCCGGCACGCTTTCGCCGCCCTTGCTGGCGATTTGGCGTTGCCGATCAGGGTCCATCGACGCAAAGCCGCGGCCCGACGTGCGATTGCTCTCTTTCGAGGCCATAACCAACCTCCGACTGTGCCTTGTTGACTTGACAACCGGACAGCCGGGGGGTTGGTTCCAAATCACCGATAAATTCTGCAACCGGAATTGTCGGTGCGGCGATCATTTCGTTTTGGGAACGGTCTTGTCGCGACCGTTGCTCATCCCGCTGATCACCCCCGTTGCTCATCCTGGGGCTTGCAGCTTGGCGATCGCCTCGGCCAGGGTCACCAGCCTTCGGGCGTTCTCGACATGCAGGTTCTCCACCAGCTTGCCGTCGACCAGAACCACGCCCTTGCCGGCGGCGGCTGCCTCCGCGTGGGCGGCGATGATGCGGTGGGCCTGGGCGATCTCCTCGTCATCCGGGGCGAAGGCGGCGTTGCAGGCGGCAATCGTCTTGGGATGGATCAGCGTCTTGCCGTCGAAGCCCAACTCGCGCCCCTGGAGGCAGGAGGCGGCGAAGCCCTCCTCGTCGTTCAGGTCCAGATGCACGCCGTCCAGCACCGCCAGCCCATAGGCCCGTGCCGCCAGCAGGCACAGCCCCAGGCTGGTGATCATCGGCAGCCGCTGCGCCGTGTGGGCGGCGTGCAGGTCCTTGGCAAGGTCGGAGGTCCCGAGCACCAGCGCGCCGACGGCGGGGGAGGCCCCGGCGATCTCCTTGGCGTTCAGGATGCCCAGCGGCGTCTCCATCATGCACCAGATGGTCTGGCCGGCCGGTGCGCCTGCGGCGCGCAGCACCGCCTCGGCCTGCCGCACCGCGTCGGCGCTCTCCACCTTCGGCAGCAGCACGGCATCGGCGCCGCTGGCCGCGGCCATGCGCAGATCGTCATAGCCCCAGGGGGTGTTCAGCCCGTTGACGCGGACGATCAGTTCCCGCCCGCCATAGCCGCCGGCCGACAGCGCGGCCGCGATGGTGTCGCGCGCCATCGCCTTGGCGTCGGGGGCGACCGCATCCTCCAAGTCGAGGATCAGCCCGTCGGCGGGCAGGCTGCGTCCCTTCTCCAGGGCGCGGGCGTTCGAACCCGGCATGTAGAGCACGCTGCGGCGGGGGCGGACGGTCGTGGCCATGACGGTTTCCCGGAAATGCGGATGGTTGGAGACGGCAGCTTTAGCCGCGGGGCGCCGCCCTGTCCATGGGCCAGGCCGTCACAGTGCCCGCACGGGCCGGCGCATGGCAGCCATGCCGCAAGCCCCGGCCATCGTCCCGGAGTCGGCGGCTTTACGCCCGGCGGACGGTCGCTTACGCTTTCCCGCATGAAAAGCGTCCTCACCATCCAATCGCACGTCGCCTATGGCTATGTCGGCAACCGGGCCGCGGTGTTTCCGCTGCAGCGGTTGGGGATCGACGCCACGGCGGTGAACACCGTCCAGTTCTCCAACCACACCGGCTATGGCGCCTGGACCGGACAGGTCTTCACGGCGGAGCATATCGCCGACATCGTCGACGGCATCGCCGCCCGCGGCGTGCTGCCGGCTCAGGACGCGGTGCTGTCCGGCTATATGGGCGCCGTCGAACTGGGGCAGGTGATCGTGGAGACCGCGGCGCGGGTGAAGGGCGTCAATCCGAATGCGATCTATTGCTGCGATCCGGTGATGGGCGATGTCGGCCGCGGCTTCTTCGTGCGGCCCGGCCTGCCGGAATTCATCCGCGACCATGCGGTGCCGGCCGCCGACCTGATGACGCCGAACCAGTTCGAACTGGAGTATCTGACCGACCGCAAGGTGGAAACGCTGGACGACGCGCTGGGCGCCACCGCTGCGTTGCGTGCGCGCGGGCCACGGCTGGTGCTGGTCACCAGCCTGACCCGCAGCGATGCCGATCCCGACAGCATCGAGATGCTGGCCGACGGCGCCGACGGCTCCTGGCTGGTGTCCACGCCGCGCCTGACCTTCGACCCGCCGCCCAACGGGTCGGGAGACGCGGTGGCGGCGCTGTTCCTCGCCCATTACCTGACCGCCTTCCACCCGGCCGACGCGCTGGAAAAGGCGGCGGCGGCGATCTTCGCCATCTTCGAGGCGACCAAGCGCATCGGCACGCGCGAGCTTCAGCTGATTGCCGCCCAGGACGATTTCGTCAACCCGCCCCGCCGTTTCACCGCAACGCGGATTCGCTGAGGCGGTCTCAGGCCGCAGGCGCGGCGTGGCTGCCCATTTTCATGGGACGATCCACCACCCGTTCCGCCGGCAGCCGCACCGTCATCGCGGTCCCGGCCCCCGGCGCGCTGCGGCAGGTCAGCGTTCCGCCATGCAGGTCGATGAAGTTCTTCGAGATCGACAGGCCCAGCCCGGTGCCCTCGTACCTGCGGTTCGCGGCATTCTCCGCCTGACGGAAGGGCTGGAACAGGTCGGCCATGAAGTCGGGCGGGATGCCGATCCCGGTATCGGCCACCGTCAATGCGAAGCCGCCATCCTCGTCCAGCCCGGCGGTGATGGTGATGCTTCCGCCGTTGGGCGTGAACTTCACGGCGTTGGACAGCAGGTTCAGGATCACCTGCTTGAAGGCCCGGCGGTCGACCCACAGGGTGGCGACGGCGGCGGTCGCCTCGTTGTGGATGGCGACCCCGCCGGCGGCGGCGCGGTCGCGCACCATCATCAGGCATTGCCCGACCGCCTCATGCGCCTCGACCGCCTCTTCGCAAAGCTCGAACTGGCCGGATTCCAGCTTCGACATGTCCAGCACGGCGTTGACGATGTCGAGCAGATGGCGGCCGCTGTCGTGGATGTCGGCGATGCAGGACTTCTGCCGTTCGTTGACGGCGCCGAAGAACTCGCTGTCCAGCACCTCGGCGAAGCCGATGATGGCGTTCAGCGGGGTGCGCAGCTCGTGGCTCATGTTGGCCAGGAACTCGCTCTTCGCCCGGTTCGCCAGTTCCGCCTGCGTCTTCGAGGCGATCAGTTCCGCCTCCTGCTGCTTGCGGCGGGTCATGTCGCGGATGACGCCGACATAGATGCGGGGTTCGTCCGGACGCAGCGCGCCGACGGAAGCCGGGTAGGAGTCCGCGGCGCAGGGGCCGCCGCCCAAGCGCAGATCGCTGACGGTGAAGCCGACCGGAAAAGCACGGCCGTCGCGGCGCAGGGCGGTCAGGTCGCGGTCGTTGGCGCCGCCGCGGGCGTCGGGGATCAGCGCCTCGATCGGCTGGCCGATCATCTCGTGCTCCGGCACGCCGAACATCATCTCGGCCGCCCGGTTGAAGGTGACGATGCGCCCGGCGGTGTCGAAGGTGACCACGGCATCCAGCATGGAATCGAGGATGCCGCGGATCCGGCGCGAGGCGCGGGCCAGCCGGGCCTGATCCTCCTCGCGACGGGCATGCTGGCGGACGACGAAGGCGGTCAGCAGGGCGATGGCGATCGTCATCGCCGTGCCGATGGCGGTCCAGGCCGCCGTGTCGCGCCGCCATTCGGCCAGCGCCACCGCCACCGGCAGGGTCGCCACGATGACGAAGGGATAGCCCTGCACCCGCCGCACGCTGACCAGACTGTCGATTCCGGCCCCCGGGCCGGGTGCCATGCCGCGGATGGTGGTCTCGTCATGCGCGGCAAGCGCAGTCCACACCGCCGGCCAGTCGGTCAGCCGGTCCGGTCCGTTGCGGCCCGGCGGCCGGTCCAGCAGGACGGTGCCGTCCTCCAGCGCCAGGAACACGCTGCCCTTGCGGTCGATGTCCCGCGATTCCAGCGTCGCCGCCAGGCGCGTCGGATCGACCATGGCGACCATCACGCCGCGGAAGCCGCCGTCGCGGTCCAGCCAGCGCCGGCTGAAGGGGATGACCTGGGTGCCGGGCCTCACCCGGCTGTTGATGGCGGCACCGACATACAGCCCCTCTCCGGCACCCGCGAGCGGCCCGGTGAAATAGGCGCGGTCGGACAGCGGAAGCTTCGGAAGAGGCACGTCGGCCGAATGATGCAGGGCGAAGCCGTCACTGTCGACCACCACCAGGTCGGCCAGTTCGGCAAAGGAATCGCGCCGCTGGCGCAAATGGTCGTGGATGGCCGTGCTGCCGCGGCGCGTGCCCTCGGGAAGCGTGTCGAGTGCGAAGGACAGGTCGCGCAGAAGTTGGTCCACCGCGAAGGCCGTCCGCAGCGTCTGCGATTCCAGCATGCGGGCAAGATCGCGGGTGGCCCGCTCGCCGGCATCCAGCGCCTCGCGCCGGCCCTGGACGATGCCGTAGCCGATCAGCGCGTTCACCACCAGGATGAAGGCAAGGCCGGACGCGGTCATCAGGAACCGCACCGATCCCAGGCGGCCGCGCAACGCCCGCGCCAGATTGGCGGGGCAGGACAGCGGGGGGGAGGCTGACCCGGGGACGGGCATCGGCGTTTCGGCTTCCAGTGGGGCTTGCGGCCGGACGGCCCGTGTTGACTAGATGAACCGGCACCCTAAAGAAAGTGTAATTGGACTGAAACATGGGGATTGCCGATGCGCGCAGATGCCGCGCCGCCGCGTTCCCGTCCTGGGAGCCGACATCGCGCCTTGCGCCACCCTGCCATTCCCCGTCACCGTCCCGTCGGCGGTTGCCGGGAACGGCTCCATCCGCTAGGTAAGGGACCATCTTGGCAGCCGGATTGCCCATAGTCCCATGACCGACGGACCGCTTTCGCTCTACCGCGCCCGCCGCGGTAGCGGCACGCTTCGCCCCGATCCCGACCAGGAACTGGCGGCGGAGAAGTTCCAAAGCCTGTATCAGGCGCTGAAGGGCTATCAGCCGCAGCCCGCCGGCGACGACAGGCCGGCCGGGGGAGGGTGGCTGGAACGGTTCGGCCTGGGCCGCCGTCGCGCCACGCCGCCGCCGCCGGACATCGCCTCCACCGCGCCGCAGGGGCTGTACATCTACGGCAGCGTCGGCCGCGGCAAGTCGATGCTGATGGACCTGTTCTATGAGACCGCCCCGGTCGACAAGAAGCGGCGCGTCCATTTCCACGAATTCATGCTGGAGATCCACCAGCGCATCCACGACCACCGCCAGTCCGGCAAGGGCAGGGGAGACGGCCCGGACGAGGCGCTGCCCGAACTGGCCCGCGCGCTCGCCGACGAGGCGTGGCTGCTCTGCTTCGACGAGTTCCACGTCACCAACATCGTCGACGCGATGATCCTGGGCCGGCTTTTCACCAACCTGTTCGATTTGGGCGTGGTGGTGGTGGCGACC
The Azospirillum sp. TSA2s DNA segment above includes these coding regions:
- the leuD gene encoding 3-isopropylmalate dehydratase small subunit; translation: MEKFTVLTGVAAPLPMINVDTDMIIPKQFLKTIKRTGLGKHLFDEMRYTPDGQEIPDFVLNKPAYRKASILVSGDNFGCGSSREHAPWALADFGIRCIIAPSFADIFYNNCFKNGILPIKLPKEQVDLLLDDASRGSNAVISVDLEKQSITGPDGGTISFELDPFRKHCLLNGLDDIGLTLQQAAHIDGYEGKQRAGQPWMWG
- the leuB gene encoding 3-isopropylmalate dehydrogenase, with the translated sequence MAANKKLLFLPGDGIGPEVMRQVRRVIDWMDRKRKITFDVSEGLVGGAAIEAYGVPLSDATLAEALAVDAVMLGAVGGPKWDNPSDYTKRPEAGLLTLRKELGLFANLRPAVVFDALVDASTLKADVIRGLDILIVRELTGGVYFGEPRGITDIGNGERRGVNTQVYTTSEIRRVARVAFELARKRGNKLCSMEKANVMESGLLWRQEVTKLHQEEFQDVELSHMYADNGAMQLLKNPKQFDVIVTDNLFGDILSDEAAMMTGSLGMLPSASLGAPDANGNRKALYEPVHGSAPDIAGRDLANPCATLLSFAMCLRYSFNLDEDAKLIERAIQNVLGGGMRTADIMAPGMARCSTTVMGDSILRELDKLAS
- a CDS encoding general stress protein; translation: MASKESNRTSGRGFASMDPDRQRQIASKGGESVPADKRSFSKNPELAAEAGRKGGRSVPASSRSFSKNPSLAAEAGRKGGQASHGGRSADRPAGGD
- a CDS encoding CoA ester lyase; its protein translation is MATTVRPRRSVLYMPGSNARALEKGRSLPADGLILDLEDAVAPDAKAMARDTIAAALSAGGYGGRELIVRVNGLNTPWGYDDLRMAAASGADAVLLPKVESADAVRQAEAVLRAAGAPAGQTIWCMMETPLGILNAKEIAGASPAVGALVLGTSDLAKDLHAAHTAQRLPMITSLGLCLLAARAYGLAVLDGVHLDLNDEEGFAASCLQGRELGFDGKTLIHPKTIAACNAAFAPDDEEIAQAHRIIAAHAEAAAAGKGVVLVDGKLVENLHVENARRLVTLAEAIAKLQAPG
- the pdxY gene encoding pyridoxal kinase PdxY — encoded protein: MKSVLTIQSHVAYGYVGNRAAVFPLQRLGIDATAVNTVQFSNHTGYGAWTGQVFTAEHIADIVDGIAARGVLPAQDAVLSGYMGAVELGQVIVETAARVKGVNPNAIYCCDPVMGDVGRGFFVRPGLPEFIRDHAVPAADLMTPNQFELEYLTDRKVETLDDALGATAALRARGPRLVLVTSLTRSDADPDSIEMLADGADGSWLVSTPRLTFDPPPNGSGDAVAALFLAHYLTAFHPADALEKAAAAIFAIFEATKRIGTRELQLIAAQDDFVNPPRRFTATRIR
- a CDS encoding ATP-binding protein, with protein sequence MPVPGSASPPLSCPANLARALRGRLGSVRFLMTASGLAFILVVNALIGYGIVQGRREALDAGERATRDLARMLESQTLRTAFAVDQLLRDLSFALDTLPEGTRRGSTAIHDHLRQRRDSFAELADLVVVDSDGFALHHSADVPLPKLPLSDRAYFTGPLAGAGEGLYVGAAINSRVRPGTQVIPFSRRWLDRDGGFRGVMVAMVDPTRLAATLESRDIDRKGSVFLALEDGTVLLDRPPGRNGPDRLTDWPAVWTALAAHDETTIRGMAPGPGAGIDSLVSVRRVQGYPFVIVATLPVAVALAEWRRDTAAWTAIGTAMTIAIALLTAFVVRQHARREEDQARLARASRRIRGILDSMLDAVVTFDTAGRIVTFNRAAEMMFGVPEHEMIGQPIEALIPDARGGANDRDLTALRRDGRAFPVGFTVSDLRLGGGPCAADSYPASVGALRPDEPRIYVGVIRDMTRRKQQEAELIASKTQAELANRAKSEFLANMSHELRTPLNAIIGFAEVLDSEFFGAVNERQKSCIADIHDSGRHLLDIVNAVLDMSKLESGQFELCEEAVEAHEAVGQCLMMVRDRAAAGGVAIHNEATAAVATLWVDRRAFKQVILNLLSNAVKFTPNGGSITITAGLDEDGGFALTVADTGIGIPPDFMADLFQPFRQAENAANRRYEGTGLGLSISKNFIDLHGGTLTCRSAPGAGTAMTVRLPAERVVDRPMKMGSHAAPAA